From the genome of Candidatus Neomarinimicrobiota bacterium:
CTCACTGGGATCATATAATGGGTTTCCCATTCTTCGCGCCCGCTCATTTTCCAAAAACAAAACTATTCTTTTACAGTGTACATCCTGACCTTGAAGAACGATTAAGAATACAGCAGGATTTTCGGTTTTTCCCTGTCTCTCTTGATCATATGGCTTCAGAAAAAACTTTTATTAAACTGGATCCAGAATCAGAGATTGATATAGAAGGTGTAAAAATTAAAAACAAAGCTTTATATCATCCCGGAGGTTCCTACGGTTTTCGTGTTGTGTACGAGGATAAAATATTCGTATATGCGACTGATTCAGAGTTTAAGAATTCTACAAAAAATGGGAATGAAAAATACATAGAATTTTTCAAAAACGCTGATGTGCTAGTATTCGATGCCCAGTACACCTTTGAAGAAGCCGTTCATAAAGAAGACTGGGGACACAGTTCAGCGCTAATAGGTGTTGATTTTTCAATTGCAGCTAAAGTCAAGAAATTGGTACTCTTTCATCACGAACCAGAACGAAATGATTTTGAAATTTATTCGGTATACAAAAAGGCTACCGATTATAAAAATATAAATTACCCAAAATCAGACCTCGAGATTCTCCTTGCCTACGAAGGCTTAACAATAGACATCTGATCTAACCATTTCATTTAAAATAAAGTAAACAACAACAAATCAAATAATACTTGTGGTATAAATTTTGTAATTTTTAAACATAAGTTATTTAATTTTTTAAACTTAGAGGGTATAGCAAGGAATAAACAAGATGGAAGACCTAGAAGGCATAAAAGCCCTTTTCAAAAAACGTCAAGAAACCACATTAAAGAAAGCTATTGAAAAGATCCCTTAAAAAAGAAAACAATTTAAAACTAAATCCAACATTGATATCGACACTGTATTATTTGCCAAATGAAGAGCTGATCAAAAAATATGGAGAAAAACTCGAATTCTGAAGAAAATATCCTTTTACCAATAAAACAAGCTTTCATGTACCAAACCAAGCTCCTGGTAATTCCGCCTCAGTAAACAAATAAGTTTATAAATATCATATTTTTATACTAAATTGATGATAAATTGTCAGAGATTTTATAAGTTTTAGTGGATAGTTATTTTAAAATAAAAAGCATTCTGGGAGATGAAAAAGTGAAAATTAAAAAAATTACTTTAGCAGTAGCTATGTGGGGAATTATTTTTAATATCTATCCACAGGATGATATCCGTTCAAAAATAACTCCTGAAGCTATTGAATCAAGAATTAAAGAAATAAGGATGGGTGAAATCATAGTAAAAACAAAACCAGGGGCAGAAGTAACTGTTGAGCAGACAAGACATGAATTTCTATTTGGAACATGTATAACAGATAATCTTGCAGAAAAAGCACCTAATGCTATGTCTGAAAAAGATCGCAGAATGTTTCTTAAGATACTAAAGGAAAACTTTAACTACGCCGTTCATGAAAATGCCCTAAAATGGTATGACTGCGAGATCGAAAGAGGTAAGGTGGATTATTACCTCGCGGATAGAATCTGGGAAATGTGTAATGAACTTGGAATTCCAATGCGTGGTCATTGTATTTTCTGGGCTAAGGACAAGTACATTATGCCCTGGTTGAATGAATTGAACACAGATGAATTACGCA
Proteins encoded in this window:
- a CDS encoding MBL fold metallo-hydrolase, coding for MRIKFWGVRGSIPTPASSIQIKEKIFAILKEIPDNALKSKSSIIDFVNKLDNVYTGVIGGNTSCIELRVNDKFIIFDMGTGIRVLGSYIMKNGLYDMIKEFHIFLSHTHWDHIMGFPFFAPAHFPKTKLFFYSVHPDLEERLRIQQDFRFFPVSLDHMASEKTFIKLDPESEIDIEGVKIKNKALYHPGGSYGFRVVYEDKIFVYATDSEFKNSTKNGNEKYIEFFKNADVLVFDAQYTFEEAVHKEDWGHSSALIGVDFSIAAKVKKLVLFHHEPERNDFEIYSVYKKATDYKNINYPKSDLEILLAYEGLTIDI